From the Cyclopterus lumpus isolate fCycLum1 chromosome 25, fCycLum1.pri, whole genome shotgun sequence genome, one window contains:
- the mag gene encoding myelin-associated glycoprotein isoform X2, translating into MWCLELLIPLLLIINDGSCQWNVWVPRDISAMTNSCVVIPCTFMYPSGIRPYRGTHGIWYFGQPYPQLFPPVVFKSRTDVVHESYKGRTKLLGDLHQRNCTLLINNIGTEHSGRYYFRADLGGANMYTYPDFSELKVLDQPNIDVPEEIVSDESLELTCYAPDNCPDMTPEIQWMYTDYLPDPEFSSDYLEESNTAVLSSTLTFIPRPMHNGQLLGCRVYYPNTTLVYERLISLDIKYAPRSVWVNVSSEVMEGSSVMLHCEVDSNPSPRISWMFGDQELLWDTASNVSLSLDDVTPAQEGIYTCVGDNGYGLMNTSLYLAVKYPPREPVVNDSMTVQEGSSLALHCSTQGSPAPTLTWLKDGELVGTITADALSVLQIAEITPQGDGQYRCLAENEHGRASSSFNITVEYAPVLLEESKCTVVREGVQCVCIATGNPEPTIEFYLPDLNITINETDGRYNYYTHTDGHTSTGMIKLREKGERVDNGGPAVNVHCSIYNMYGRESVHLELQQEKKYMMAVIVGTIGGVAVIAFIIAAVRYVGHNNKKEKTGIINLWALWQDWRSKS; encoded by the exons ATGTGGTGTTTGGAACTGCTCATACCACTGCTGTTGATCATCAAtg ACGGCAGTTGCCAGTGGAACGTTTGGGTACCACGGGACATCTCGGCCATGACAAACTCCTGCGTGGTCATCCCGTGCACCTTCATGTATCCGTCTGGCATCAGGCCGTACCGTGGCACTCACGGTATCTGGTACTTCGGCCAGCCGTACCCTCAGCTCTTCCCTCCCGTTGTCTTCAAATCACGCACGGACGTCGTGCACGAGAGCTACAAGGGCCGCACCAAGCTGCTGGGTGACCTGCACCAGAGGAACTGCACTCTGCTCATCAACAACATCGGCACAGAGCACTCAGGGAGATACTACTTTCGTGCTGACCTCGGTGGAGCCAACATGTATACGTACCCAGACTTCTCTGAGCTCAAAGTCCTGG ATCAACCCAACATCGACGTCCCAGAGGAGATTGTCAGCGATGAGAGTCTGGAACTGACATGCTACGCTCCAGACAACTGCCCCGACATGACTCCAGAGATCCAGTGGATGTACACCGACTACCTGCCAGACCCGGAGTTCAGCTCCGACTACCTGGAGGAGAGCAACACAGCGGTACTCTCCAGCACCCTTACCTTCATACCCAGACCCATGCACAACGGGCAGCTCCTGGGCTGCAGGGTCTACTACCCCAACACCACACTTGTCTACGAGAGGCTCATCTCTCTTGACATCAAGT ATGCTCCACGCTCTGTGTGGGTGAACGTGTCCTCAGAGGTGATGGAGGGCAGCTCTGTGATGCTGCACTGCGAGGTGGACAGTAACCCTTCTCCCAGGATCTCCTGGATGTTCGGAGACCAGGAGCTGCTGTGGGACACTGCGTCCaacgtctccctctccctggacGACGTGACGCCTGCGCAGGAGGGAATCTACACCTGTGTCGGGGACAATGGCTACGGCCTAATGAACACTTCACTTTACCTGGCGGTCAAGT ACCCTCCCCGCGAGCCTGTGGTGAACGACTCTATGACGGTACAGGAGGGATCCTCGCTGGCTCTGCACTGCAGCACCCAGGGCAGCCCAGCCCCAACACTCACCTGGCTGAAGGACGGGGAGCTGGTGGGCACCATCACCGCTGACGCACTGTCAGTGCTGCAGATTGCAGAGATCACACCGCAGGGAGACGGACAGTACCGCTGCCTGGCCGAGAACGAGCATGGAAGAGCCAGCAGCTCCTTCAACATCACTGTTGAGT ATGCTCCGGTCCTTCTGGAGGAGTCAAAGTGCACCGTGGTAAGGGAGGGCGTCCAGTGTGTCTGCATTGCCACAGGAAACCCTGAACCCACCATCGAGTTCTATCTGCCCGACCTGAACATCACCATCAACGAAACGGATGGCCGGTACaactattacacacacacagatggacatACCTCCACGGGTATGATAAAGCTGCGGGAGAAAGGCGAGCGGGTAGACAATGGCGGCCCTGCTGTCAACGTCCACTGCAGCATCTACAACATGTACGGAAGAGAAAGCGTACAcctggagctgcagcaggaga AAAAGTACATGATGGCAGTTATAGTTGGCACGATTGGAGGAGTGGCGGTCATAGCCTTCATCATTGCAGCAGTGAGATACGTTggccacaacaacaaaaa GGAGAAGACGGGGATTATCAACCTGTGGGCTCTATGGCAGGACTGGAGAAGCAAGAGTTGA
- the mag gene encoding myelin-associated glycoprotein isoform X1, which yields MWCLELLIPLLLIINDGSCQWNVWVPRDISAMTNSCVVIPCTFMYPSGIRPYRGTHGIWYFGQPYPQLFPPVVFKSRTDVVHESYKGRTKLLGDLHQRNCTLLINNIGTEHSGRYYFRADLGGANMYTYPDFSELKVLDQPNIDVPEEIVSDESLELTCYAPDNCPDMTPEIQWMYTDYLPDPEFSSDYLEESNTAVLSSTLTFIPRPMHNGQLLGCRVYYPNTTLVYERLISLDIKYAPRSVWVNVSSEVMEGSSVMLHCEVDSNPSPRISWMFGDQELLWDTASNVSLSLDDVTPAQEGIYTCVGDNGYGLMNTSLYLAVKYPPREPVVNDSMTVQEGSSLALHCSTQGSPAPTLTWLKDGELVGTITADALSVLQIAEITPQGDGQYRCLAENEHGRASSSFNITVEYAPVLLEESKCTVVREGVQCVCIATGNPEPTIEFYLPDLNITINETDGRYNYYTHTDGHTSTGMIKLREKGERVDNGGPAVNVHCSIYNMYGRESVHLELQQEKKYMMAVIVGTIGGVAVIAFIIAAVRYVGHNNKKENGNPRQDVVLENPALYYSAVKKDKQNLRKKVGEDGDYQPVGSMAGLEKQELNYAALEFIGARPREGASGRGDDGSNYSEIKAK from the exons ATGTGGTGTTTGGAACTGCTCATACCACTGCTGTTGATCATCAAtg ACGGCAGTTGCCAGTGGAACGTTTGGGTACCACGGGACATCTCGGCCATGACAAACTCCTGCGTGGTCATCCCGTGCACCTTCATGTATCCGTCTGGCATCAGGCCGTACCGTGGCACTCACGGTATCTGGTACTTCGGCCAGCCGTACCCTCAGCTCTTCCCTCCCGTTGTCTTCAAATCACGCACGGACGTCGTGCACGAGAGCTACAAGGGCCGCACCAAGCTGCTGGGTGACCTGCACCAGAGGAACTGCACTCTGCTCATCAACAACATCGGCACAGAGCACTCAGGGAGATACTACTTTCGTGCTGACCTCGGTGGAGCCAACATGTATACGTACCCAGACTTCTCTGAGCTCAAAGTCCTGG ATCAACCCAACATCGACGTCCCAGAGGAGATTGTCAGCGATGAGAGTCTGGAACTGACATGCTACGCTCCAGACAACTGCCCCGACATGACTCCAGAGATCCAGTGGATGTACACCGACTACCTGCCAGACCCGGAGTTCAGCTCCGACTACCTGGAGGAGAGCAACACAGCGGTACTCTCCAGCACCCTTACCTTCATACCCAGACCCATGCACAACGGGCAGCTCCTGGGCTGCAGGGTCTACTACCCCAACACCACACTTGTCTACGAGAGGCTCATCTCTCTTGACATCAAGT ATGCTCCACGCTCTGTGTGGGTGAACGTGTCCTCAGAGGTGATGGAGGGCAGCTCTGTGATGCTGCACTGCGAGGTGGACAGTAACCCTTCTCCCAGGATCTCCTGGATGTTCGGAGACCAGGAGCTGCTGTGGGACACTGCGTCCaacgtctccctctccctggacGACGTGACGCCTGCGCAGGAGGGAATCTACACCTGTGTCGGGGACAATGGCTACGGCCTAATGAACACTTCACTTTACCTGGCGGTCAAGT ACCCTCCCCGCGAGCCTGTGGTGAACGACTCTATGACGGTACAGGAGGGATCCTCGCTGGCTCTGCACTGCAGCACCCAGGGCAGCCCAGCCCCAACACTCACCTGGCTGAAGGACGGGGAGCTGGTGGGCACCATCACCGCTGACGCACTGTCAGTGCTGCAGATTGCAGAGATCACACCGCAGGGAGACGGACAGTACCGCTGCCTGGCCGAGAACGAGCATGGAAGAGCCAGCAGCTCCTTCAACATCACTGTTGAGT ATGCTCCGGTCCTTCTGGAGGAGTCAAAGTGCACCGTGGTAAGGGAGGGCGTCCAGTGTGTCTGCATTGCCACAGGAAACCCTGAACCCACCATCGAGTTCTATCTGCCCGACCTGAACATCACCATCAACGAAACGGATGGCCGGTACaactattacacacacacagatggacatACCTCCACGGGTATGATAAAGCTGCGGGAGAAAGGCGAGCGGGTAGACAATGGCGGCCCTGCTGTCAACGTCCACTGCAGCATCTACAACATGTACGGAAGAGAAAGCGTACAcctggagctgcagcaggaga AAAAGTACATGATGGCAGTTATAGTTGGCACGATTGGAGGAGTGGCGGTCATAGCCTTCATCATTGCAGCAGTGAGATACGTTggccacaacaacaaaaa AGAGAATGGCAACCCTAGGCAGGACGTGGTCCTGGAGAACCCAGCTTTGTACTACAGCGCAGTCAAGAAGGACAAACAAAATCTGAGGAAGAAAGTG GGAGAAGACGGGGATTATCAACCTGTGGGCTCTATGGCAGGACTGGAGAAGCAAGAGTTGAATTACGCTGCTCTGGAGTTTATCGGGGCCAGGCCCAGGGAGGGGGCCTCAGGGAGGGGGGATGATGGCAGCAACTACTCGGAAATCAAAGCCAAATGA